A part of Prolixibacteraceae bacterium genomic DNA contains:
- a CDS encoding patatin-like phospholipase family protein: protein MSKLPLNPFNNIAISMSGGGYRATAFHLGTLAYLSTILWEDKSLLERIRILSTVSGGTFTGVKYATTIKNGGTIKDCYNDLVSQMRQVDLVTDALKYLADDTQWPSTKQRTLINAFASVYHERFESEYLGKLWDDHPNIHLKEISFNATEFNFAIPFRFQKSEKTKDENGNYTYGYIGNKKVQIPLEMAKEIRLADIIAASSCFPLGFEPINFPDDFIDNQSQYLNDPTLLPTTTYNGDPIAYPIGIMDGGINDNQGIDAVWWAEKRMSRYPEELKEYTSDDDKSVDLYIISDVSSPYIERFIRSENKSFSFIGNCSFRNIRRIGLGLIGLSVFMIISALFCSQVLSVMLSTFIATITLIMGAVALSISNGFVGLTKRLGVPEYFTERLKPFDTLNFNTYVNLILNRANSVKTLVANVFMKRIRGGNYSKIYSDETWRPRLIMNAIYELCPKRVNKRKRYYANNLSKELLEPSQKILDVSQKAKRMKTTLWFTEEELIGDQNMLNTLIACGQYTICFNLLEHIERDIMGDEELFKTYSHELRSKISTLHDTLKTDWKHYNENPYFMVEQWRS from the coding sequence ATGTCTAAACTTCCTCTTAACCCATTCAATAATATAGCCATATCCATGTCTGGTGGAGGCTACAGAGCAACAGCCTTTCATCTAGGAACCTTAGCCTATCTATCAACTATTCTTTGGGAAGACAAATCACTTTTGGAACGAATAAGAATTCTTTCGACCGTTTCTGGTGGAACTTTCACTGGTGTTAAATATGCTACAACGATTAAAAATGGTGGAACAATTAAAGATTGTTATAATGATTTAGTTTCACAGATGAGACAAGTTGACTTAGTCACAGATGCACTTAAATATTTAGCCGATGATACCCAATGGCCTTCCACTAAACAAAGAACTCTCATCAATGCTTTTGCTTCTGTTTATCACGAACGTTTCGAATCAGAGTATTTAGGTAAGTTGTGGGATGATCATCCTAACATCCACCTTAAAGAGATCTCTTTCAATGCTACAGAATTCAATTTTGCTATCCCTTTTAGATTTCAGAAAAGTGAGAAAACTAAAGATGAAAATGGAAACTACACCTATGGATATATTGGAAACAAGAAGGTTCAGATACCATTAGAGATGGCTAAAGAGATACGGTTGGCAGACATTATTGCAGCCTCATCTTGTTTTCCTCTGGGATTCGAACCCATCAACTTTCCTGATGATTTTATTGACAATCAATCCCAGTACCTTAACGATCCTACTCTCCTTCCAACCACTACATATAATGGAGATCCAATAGCATATCCGATTGGTATTATGGATGGAGGAATCAACGACAATCAAGGTATAGATGCCGTATGGTGGGCAGAAAAGAGAATGAGTAGATATCCTGAAGAGTTAAAAGAGTATACGTCTGATGACGACAAATCTGTGGATCTTTATATCATCTCAGATGTCTCTTCTCCATATATTGAACGATTTATTAGAAGTGAGAATAAATCATTCTCATTCATTGGCAACTGTTCATTTCGAAACATTAGACGTATAGGCTTGGGGCTAATAGGATTAAGTGTTTTCATGATTATCTCTGCACTTTTTTGTTCTCAAGTCCTCTCCGTTATGCTATCTACATTTATCGCAACTATTACATTAATAATGGGAGCAGTAGCATTATCCATATCTAATGGTTTTGTTGGTCTAACAAAAAGGCTAGGTGTACCAGAATATTTTACCGAAAGGCTGAAACCATTTGACACATTAAACTTTAACACCTATGTCAACCTTATTTTAAATCGTGCCAACTCAGTAAAAACATTGGTTGCTAATGTTTTTATGAAACGAATTAGAGGAGGAAACTACTCAAAGATATATTCTGATGAAACATGGCGTCCACGATTGATCATGAATGCCATTTATGAACTATGTCCAAAGCGAGTAAACAAGAGGAAAAGATACTATGCCAATAACCTTTCGAAGGAACTACTAGAACCTAGTCAGAAAATTCTTGATGTCTCTCAAAAGGCAAAGCGCATGAAAACGACACTTTGGTTTACTGAGGAGGAACTTATTGGGGATCAGAATATGTTGAATACACTAATCGCCTGTGGTCAATATACGATATGTTTTAATTTATTAGAGCATATTGAGAGAGATATCATGGGAGATGAGGAACTCTTCAAAACATACTCACATGAACTCAGAAGTAAGATCAGCACTCTACATGATACTTTAAAAACGGATTGGAAACATTATAATGAGAACCCTTATTTTATGGTCGAGCAATGGAGATCTTAG
- a CDS encoding SUMF1/EgtB/PvdO family nonheme iron enzyme, whose amino-acid sequence MKFKTLIVAVSFLFLTLNLFAEKRCDSSSTALLQKRSAYQEEIKKDKPLFVSKELRKGKSEKISVNVSGVSQIVLQSWTTKDGNQNDDALWINPILITQKGDTVRVKQELFSKHYGSRPLWEKNRRKRDLLFKGKVYKDAFAVYGNTLQVISLNKKYKRFEAEVAISDIAKNQTSMQFFVGVNDPIDLIAKLKREFPYYMSVVQFGSIGLPYWLLNNDIPLIEPLVKGMTKSLNDPSYFNKRIKEASSLKGDKQKRELLDLIPLIQEVKKLQSLIFWVKPSSIELALNDMYAEDKNQLRKSLDQLDFIKRNLESAKKGIYAYDASSLATAYKIIETQKSLLLANKLLDVDKLLTVQYHYDTITAHRVMARDMGLPSNNWSVHASKKKRGYDCELVELTNLRGKIQKREIYKPKEDYPITDVQLHWDGERIMFTSVSEKDRWDLFEMKTDATGLHRVTDINEKDVDFFDGTYLPNGKIVVSATLGYNGVPCVNGKDRVGNLSLYDPKTKALRRLNFGQENDWDPVVMNNGKVMYLRWEYTDNTHYFSRVMLHMNPDGTNKKELYGSGSYWPNTMFDGQPIPGQNSNKFVAIVSGHHGTPRSGRMIIFDPSKGRQEEKGVVQEIPFKDRKVVPTIADRLVDGVWPQFVKPCSLDDKYFLVSAKLDKDALWGIYLVDIYDNMTPLILDETIGYCDIVPVKKRALPPVIPEKVKLDQKDATVFIQDIYEGQGLKGVPRGAVKKLRIFAYEYAFINSPSNHAAQGIQSGWDMKRLLGTVPVEEDGSVMFKVPANLPISLQPLDEDGAAMQWMRSWMTAMPGEVVSCVGCHEHQNTIARPMSTIASQKNPVAITPPEGGVRSFTFKLEVQPILDRKCIGCHDGSDGIADFKDTSIDKRVGFGRSYLALHPFVRRQGPEADIYTMKPMEYHANTSDLIQMLKKGHHGVTLEEKEWQSLYNWIDFNAPYHGTFNSTELNGVDQVCRRQELMKKYNGISVDWEKEIEDYTKYLESQGPVQTVMPKKSEVKEMKPLRVRKWPFNQRKAKDMVATFPTKLVEVATGVKIKMVYIPKGSFVSFDQDLNSRRVVQNKVKIHKGFWMSESEISNEQYRAIVPDHDSRYIAQQWKDHTTAGYPANKPTQPVVRVSGEEANKFCEVLSQKNNMKIMLPTEHQWEWAAKCGTDNGFWFGSLNSDFSKYENFADDHLANMAVIGVNPKPMPKGSRLRQYYDFIPRAHHVDDMQMVAAATKSYEPNAWGLYDMLGNVAEWTRSTYVDNNELSGKPREYRIVKGGSWRDRPEMSTPQVRNFYYPWQKVTKVGFRIIIEE is encoded by the coding sequence CACTGCTTTGTTACAGAAAAGATCGGCATATCAAGAAGAGATTAAGAAGGATAAACCCTTATTTGTTTCCAAAGAGCTACGTAAGGGCAAGTCTGAGAAAATATCTGTTAATGTATCTGGAGTAAGCCAAATAGTACTCCAATCATGGACAACAAAAGATGGGAATCAGAACGATGATGCGCTATGGATTAACCCCATCCTTATTACCCAAAAAGGAGATACAGTACGAGTAAAACAGGAGCTGTTTTCTAAACATTACGGTTCGAGGCCTTTATGGGAAAAAAATAGACGTAAAAGGGATTTATTATTTAAAGGTAAGGTTTATAAGGATGCTTTTGCAGTTTATGGTAATACCTTACAAGTAATCTCATTGAATAAAAAGTATAAACGATTTGAGGCAGAGGTTGCTATTAGTGATATTGCTAAGAATCAGACCTCTATGCAGTTCTTTGTAGGAGTTAATGATCCTATCGATTTGATTGCGAAGTTAAAGAGGGAGTTTCCTTACTATATGAGTGTGGTTCAATTCGGAAGCATCGGTTTACCGTATTGGTTATTAAATAATGATATCCCTTTAATTGAACCTTTGGTGAAGGGGATGACAAAATCTTTGAATGATCCTAGTTATTTTAATAAGAGAATAAAAGAGGCATCTAGCCTAAAGGGGGATAAGCAAAAGAGAGAATTATTAGATTTGATTCCTTTGATTCAAGAGGTGAAGAAATTGCAAAGTTTGATTTTCTGGGTAAAACCTAGTTCAATTGAATTGGCATTGAATGATATGTACGCTGAGGATAAGAATCAACTTCGTAAATCATTAGATCAACTTGATTTTATAAAAAGGAATTTAGAGTCAGCTAAAAAAGGAATTTATGCATATGATGCTAGTTCATTGGCGACTGCATATAAAATTATTGAAACACAAAAGTCTTTACTGTTAGCGAATAAATTACTAGATGTAGATAAGTTATTGACGGTGCAATATCATTATGATACAATAACAGCCCATCGTGTGATGGCGCGAGATATGGGACTACCTTCGAACAACTGGTCTGTTCATGCATCAAAGAAGAAACGTGGCTACGACTGTGAATTAGTTGAGTTAACAAATCTAAGAGGCAAAATACAGAAGAGAGAAATTTATAAGCCGAAAGAGGATTATCCCATAACGGACGTACAACTTCATTGGGATGGTGAAAGAATCATGTTTACTTCGGTAAGTGAAAAAGATCGTTGGGATCTTTTTGAAATGAAAACTGATGCAACAGGTCTACATCGAGTAACAGACATTAATGAGAAGGATGTTGATTTTTTCGATGGAACATATTTACCTAATGGTAAAATTGTTGTTTCGGCAACCTTGGGTTATAATGGTGTACCATGTGTGAATGGAAAAGATAGAGTTGGTAATTTATCTCTATATGATCCAAAAACTAAGGCACTTAGGCGACTGAATTTTGGACAAGAGAATGACTGGGATCCAGTAGTGATGAATAATGGGAAGGTGATGTATTTACGTTGGGAGTATACCGATAATACCCATTACTTCTCAAGAGTTATGTTGCATATGAATCCTGATGGAACCAATAAGAAAGAGCTCTATGGTAGCGGATCTTATTGGCCCAATACGATGTTTGATGGACAACCTATTCCTGGACAGAATTCTAATAAATTTGTAGCAATTGTTTCTGGACACCATGGAACACCACGTTCTGGACGAATGATTATTTTTGATCCATCGAAAGGGCGACAAGAAGAGAAAGGTGTAGTTCAAGAAATTCCATTTAAAGATAGAAAAGTCGTTCCAACTATTGCGGATAGATTGGTTGATGGTGTATGGCCTCAGTTTGTGAAGCCTTGTTCTTTGGATGATAAATACTTCTTAGTTTCAGCAAAATTGGATAAAGATGCACTATGGGGGATATATTTAGTGGATATTTATGATAATATGACTCCTCTTATTCTTGATGAAACTATTGGTTATTGTGATATTGTTCCAGTAAAAAAGAGAGCATTGCCTCCAGTAATTCCAGAGAAAGTCAAATTAGATCAGAAAGATGCGACTGTTTTTATCCAAGATATTTATGAAGGACAAGGTTTGAAAGGAGTTCCTCGTGGTGCCGTGAAGAAGCTACGTATTTTTGCTTATGAGTATGCATTCATTAATTCACCATCCAATCATGCTGCACAAGGTATTCAGAGTGGATGGGATATGAAGCGCCTACTTGGAACTGTCCCTGTTGAAGAAGATGGCTCAGTAATGTTTAAAGTGCCAGCCAATTTACCTATCTCATTGCAACCTCTAGATGAGGATGGTGCTGCAATGCAGTGGATGAGAAGTTGGATGACTGCGATGCCAGGGGAAGTGGTTTCATGTGTTGGTTGTCATGAACATCAAAATACAATTGCTCGTCCAATGTCAACTATTGCTTCACAAAAAAATCCTGTTGCAATTACTCCACCAGAAGGAGGTGTACGTTCTTTTACATTCAAATTAGAAGTGCAACCAATACTGGATAGAAAATGTATTGGCTGTCATGATGGAAGTGATGGTATTGCAGATTTTAAGGATACATCCATTGATAAGAGAGTTGGTTTTGGTAGAAGCTATTTGGCATTGCATCCATTTGTGAGACGTCAAGGGCCTGAAGCTGATATTTACACGATGAAGCCGATGGAGTACCATGCAAACACTAGTGATCTGATTCAGATGTTAAAGAAAGGCCATCATGGGGTTACGTTGGAAGAAAAAGAGTGGCAATCACTATATAATTGGATTGATTTCAATGCCCCATATCATGGAACTTTTAACAGTACTGAATTGAATGGAGTTGATCAAGTCTGTCGTCGTCAAGAGTTAATGAAGAAATATAATGGAATTTCAGTGGATTGGGAGAAAGAGATTGAGGATTACACTAAATATTTAGAATCACAAGGCCCTGTACAGACTGTGATGCCTAAGAAGTCTGAAGTGAAAGAGATGAAACCTTTACGTGTTCGTAAATGGCCATTTAATCAACGAAAAGCGAAGGATATGGTTGCAACATTCCCGACTAAATTAGTAGAAGTGGCGACAGGTGTGAAGATAAAAATGGTTTATATCCCTAAGGGATCCTTTGTGTCATTTGATCAAGATCTGAATTCTCGACGTGTGGTACAGAATAAAGTGAAAATCCATAAGGGATTTTGGATGAGTGAATCAGAGATTTCAAACGAGCAGTATAGGGCCATTGTACCTGATCATGATAGTCGTTATATTGCACAACAGTGGAAAGATCATACCACCGCAGGTTATCCAGCAAATAAACCGACACAACCAGTAGTTCGTGTTAGTGGAGAAGAGGCGAATAAGTTTTGTGAAGTTCTATCACAAAAGAATAATATGAAGATTATGCTTCCTACAGAACACCAATGGGAGTGGGCTGCGAAATGTGGTACAGATAATGGATTTTGGTTTGGGTCACTTAATTCAGACTTTTCTAAATATGAAAATTTTGCAGATGATCACTTAGCTAATATGGCTGTGATAGGAGTAAACCCTAAACCGATGCCCAAAGGAAGTAGGTTACGCCAATATTACGATTTTATTCCACGAGCGCATCATGTTGATGATATGCAAATGGTAGCAGCAGCGACCAAATCGTATGAACCTAATGCATGGGGATTATATGATATGCTTGGTAATGTTGCAGAGTGGACAAGATCTACTTACGTGGATAATAATGAACTCTCTGGTAAGCCTAGAGAGTATCGAATTGTTAAAGGTGGTTCATGGAGAGATAGACCTGAAATGTCAACTCCTCAGGTTCGTAATTTTTACTATCCATGGCAGAAAGTAACAAAGGTTGGTTTTAGAATTATTATTGAAGAATAG
- a CDS encoding glycosyl hydrolase 115 family protein — protein sequence MKTKHRWSMLCVLIIMLICKSNGYTKEYILNKNINIYVDKNSDKLIKWAVKDIAKDIEYILEQKVLIHYDNTHFSDINGIYIGQINDTLIQNTFTKKKKLSNNHWEKYSIQLQQKNLFIVGSDIRGTVYGLFEFAQRIGISPWKWWADIDLQKKKEIHLQIPHHGIISSPSVQFRGIFLNDEDWGLQPWAAKTFEPQNRDIGPMTYERIFQLLLRLKANTIWPAMHHCTEGFYKIPGNMSMAKKYHIYVGTSHAEPMLRNNVSEWSTKSFGPYNYFTNSDKIKSYWQERISETKNNKNIITLGMRGIHDSGMQGDATKEQKIKLTEDIISDQRQILSQNIETPLSSIPQVLTLYKEVLYIYNNGLKVPDDITLMWTDDNYGYIRRLSNDTEKARSGGSGIYYHLSYWGRPHDYLWLSTTQPALIWYEMSRAYQNGARKIWIANVGDIKPNEYNMELFLDMTWDVNEINPNNINLHLSNWCHREFNSNKTDEIANILDEYYRLALIRRPEFMGWSQTEPQTKTQKTEFNSNGAKRRIESYLDLIDRVNRVKKDIPKQRIDAFFQLVEYPVKAAAFMNLKFLYAQQSYLSVIKSQKSSFSRLSTNAYDSISHITNVYNKRMRDGKWNNMMSMNPRNLPVFQQPTYHKTQDNSLHNEKIKSQSLSAPISISAKNFVKAKGAKGYQWHQINGLGYSNNAVTLLPLEDILFTKKIPYIQYNFEIKKPGVYNYELRFLPTHSNKFNHNVTIHIDNNLMQQSALNTKGRSNKWKQNVLRNFASVKGSIKINNTGEHAITVMVNKPGIVLDQIFISPKGYGNYYEIPPSHSSN from the coding sequence ATGAAAACAAAACACAGATGGAGCATGCTATGCGTATTAATAATCATGTTAATATGTAAAAGCAATGGCTATACGAAGGAGTATATTCTTAATAAAAACATCAATATTTATGTTGATAAAAACAGCGATAAACTAATTAAATGGGCAGTAAAAGATATTGCAAAAGATATTGAGTACATTCTAGAACAGAAGGTCCTTATCCATTATGACAACACCCACTTTTCTGATATCAATGGTATATATATTGGACAGATTAATGATACACTTATTCAAAATACTTTTACTAAAAAGAAAAAGCTCTCCAACAACCATTGGGAAAAATATAGCATACAACTCCAGCAGAAAAATCTCTTTATAGTCGGGAGTGACATACGAGGTACTGTATATGGACTATTTGAGTTTGCTCAGAGAATTGGCATCTCCCCATGGAAATGGTGGGCAGATATCGATCTACAAAAGAAAAAAGAGATTCATCTTCAAATACCTCATCATGGTATCATAAGCTCTCCATCCGTCCAATTTAGGGGAATATTCTTAAATGATGAAGATTGGGGACTACAACCGTGGGCTGCCAAAACATTTGAACCTCAAAACAGAGACATTGGCCCCATGACTTATGAAAGAATATTTCAACTGCTACTACGATTAAAGGCCAATACTATTTGGCCAGCCATGCACCATTGTACGGAAGGTTTTTACAAGATTCCTGGGAATATGTCAATGGCAAAGAAGTACCATATCTACGTCGGGACATCACATGCAGAACCAATGCTACGCAATAACGTTAGTGAATGGAGTACTAAATCATTTGGCCCTTATAACTATTTCACCAATAGTGATAAGATAAAATCTTATTGGCAAGAACGCATATCCGAAACAAAGAATAACAAGAATATAATAACACTTGGAATGCGTGGTATTCATGATTCTGGAATGCAAGGAGATGCAACAAAAGAGCAGAAAATTAAATTAACTGAAGATATTATCTCTGACCAACGTCAAATATTATCTCAAAATATTGAGACCCCACTATCATCTATACCTCAAGTCTTGACTCTCTACAAAGAGGTGTTGTATATCTATAATAATGGACTCAAGGTTCCTGATGATATTACTCTAATGTGGACTGATGACAATTATGGCTATATAAGGCGATTATCCAATGATACGGAGAAAGCTCGAAGTGGAGGTAGTGGAATATACTATCATCTTAGCTATTGGGGGAGACCTCACGACTATCTGTGGCTCTCCACAACACAACCGGCATTGATATGGTATGAGATGTCACGAGCATATCAAAATGGTGCTCGAAAAATATGGATTGCCAATGTCGGAGACATCAAACCGAACGAATATAATATGGAACTTTTTCTTGATATGACTTGGGATGTCAACGAAATCAACCCTAATAATATAAACCTTCATCTTTCAAATTGGTGTCATCGAGAGTTCAATAGCAATAAGACCGATGAAATCGCAAATATTTTAGATGAATATTATAGACTCGCATTGATTAGGCGACCAGAATTTATGGGATGGAGTCAAACAGAACCTCAAACAAAGACCCAAAAGACCGAATTCAACTCAAATGGTGCTAAGCGTAGAATAGAGTCATACTTAGATTTAATCGATCGGGTAAACAGAGTAAAAAAAGACATTCCTAAACAACGAATAGACGCTTTTTTTCAGTTGGTTGAATACCCAGTAAAGGCAGCTGCATTTATGAATCTAAAATTCTTATATGCACAACAGTCATACCTATCCGTAATCAAATCCCAAAAATCTTCTTTTTCTAGACTATCAACCAATGCATATGATAGTATTTCACACATCACGAATGTCTATAATAAAAGAATGAGAGATGGAAAATGGAATAATATGATGTCAATGAACCCCAGAAACCTGCCCGTTTTTCAACAACCGACATACCACAAAACTCAAGATAACTCTCTCCACAATGAGAAGATCAAATCACAGAGTTTATCTGCCCCTATCTCTATATCGGCTAAAAATTTTGTAAAAGCAAAAGGGGCCAAAGGTTATCAATGGCATCAAATTAATGGTCTAGGATATAGTAATAATGCAGTGACACTATTACCCCTCGAAGACATACTTTTCACAAAAAAGATCCCCTATATCCAATACAACTTTGAGATCAAGAAACCTGGTGTTTATAATTACGAACTTCGTTTCTTACCCACTCACTCAAATAAGTTTAACCATAACGTAACCATTCATATTGATAATAATCTGATGCAACAGTCTGCCCTAAACACCAAAGGTAGAAGTAATAAATGGAAACAGAATGTGTTACGTAATTTCGCGTCAGTAAAAGGAAGTATAAAAATAAATAATACAGGAGAACACGCTATAACTGTCATGGTCAATAAACCGGGAATCGTTTTAGATCAAATATTTATTTCGCCTAAAGGATATGGTAATTACTATGAGATCCCCCCTAGTCACAGCAGTAATTAA